The genomic segment ATtcataaaatatctgaaaatgatATTGTAGTCCTTGGTCCGACTGCGAATTCGTTTCAGTGATCGTTTCCAGTTTGGCAGTTAGGACGATGGTGTTCTTCCAGAGGTCTCCATTGTTGGAATTGGCATGCTTgtggaaaatgttttgataCTGAGAAAATGGCTCTTAATTTAAGAATGGCTTCTAATTTTTACCAAGAAAAACGTACAAATAACTAATAACTCAAAATGCTGCCAATCATTTTACTGAGGTTGGATGATTGATTAGGCAAAAAAAGGGCATTGTTTTGATGGCTCAGTTGGCAAAATGGCTGTTAAAGCTTTCACTGCTGAAAAGGGACGAAATGTCTTGGGATGTTGCTGCACTTTTGACAATTTTAGCCGATGAAAACGGACTACAATGAAAAAGGCTCATTCAGGCgacctccttttttctttctttccctgagGCAAAAGTTGTCTTGAATATCACCCTTTTGAGTGGAGGTTGCAATACAGGACAATGAGAAACTCATTTACAGATGAGAAACAAAGAGGTTTGCTTTGCTTACCAGCTGGTGACTATCGGTCGAGTTGCATTTGGTTGTTGTTGCCTTTGGTTTTGGCGTTGCATGCCATCGAATGGCTCTAGGGTGATGGGTCCATTTCCAAGGAAACTACATTGGAACATTTTGACAGTAACATTGGCCTAACCCTTAAACAGTAGCGTCCAGTTGGAGGTACATGTGTGTCAAGAACTCAACTCAAGTCACTCAGCTATTTATATAGAACGAGCAGTGACTAAACCTAGGCTTTACAGAGAACTTTGTAAAGGAGATCATATGTTGTTACTTCACATTCATGTCACTGTCTCTGATCTTGTTTTGACAATCGATGAGCAGTGGTCAAGGTACAACTAAAAGCTTTATTAGAGTAGGAAAGCCAGACTTATAGGGCATTGCAGATTCCAACAGCACTGAATGTACAAAAACTAACACTCACTTAGTAACTGTACTGTTACATGAGCAAgagaaatactttaaaaaagaaaaaaactttgacacataaaaaaaactgggtAAGTCAAGATACAGTTCAAAGCTAAGCTTCATAGATTCTACAGATTTAGACATGGATAGTTTGTCTTGTTGTCATATTTCTTCCACAACACGTGTTTACCGTGCACGGAGACTAACGTTTGCTTTAATGTGATTTCCAAGTCCAGTTCAGTATCTGCTGCGAGCCATTCCTCTATCGGCTCGATTGCCACCACGGCCACCACGTGGCCCTCCACGACTTGAGCTGCTGTACGAATCACGAGGAGGGTAGCCTCTCTCGACAGGGGGAGCTGGGCCCCTCTCCTGCCTGCCCATTCGCTCACCACGGCTAGGTGGATATGGGTCACTCCGACTGCTGGGGTAACTGTCACGACTGCCATAGCCATCCCGGGAACTGCTGCCATAGTCATCATAACGACTGCTTCCACTGCTCCCACCATAGGATGGTGGGGGGCCCCGTGAAGGAGGGGCGCTGCGAGAGTTACCTGCAGGGTCAATGGGTCAGGTAATTGGCAAGgtttaatttatacattttcttgcACTGTCAAGTGCTCATGTTTTGCCAATAGAATTAATTCTTTGACAAATAAATTTAATGGTAGACATGTTTAAATGTCCCATCATGTTATCCATCTTAAATGTAACATGGATATTTAGTTGATATGGGCAGTAATAATCCAAGCAGAGGGAATAAATGGGCAGTGTACCCATTTCAGCATGCCATTGATTTGAGAAGCCATTTTCCTTTTAGAGCTCCAAGAGTTAGAACTGCAGGTTAAGGACGAGGTTTTCAGAGTTGTCTTGATGGTTTTGTGAACGTTACTCCTTGAGGGAGTGCTTTGCTAGGCAACACATACTGAGTGATCAACAGATGTTTCCAAGGAGTTTTTCGGGTTCCTTATGGTTGCAAACCCTCTGGTGCACAATAAATGTTCTGCGTTATTTCTGCATGAAATTGCCACAAACACTGATTCTTTTGATGGTATGAGGGACTGTGATATGAAGACACAGCTTCAGAAGAGAATTGTTTTTAAGTTGAGATGCCAATGGTTATATACTTTTAATAGCATGAAAATATGTAACTTGAATTGCAGGTCAGGAATGCAgcaaagtgaaaggaaaaaagtttttcGAGAGGCTGCCTGCAATGCCATTTCCTCTGGGGAGGGGAAAAACTGCAGCGTCTTGTGACTGGAGATTGCGGTAGTCATTGCTATGATTTGGTTGGTTATTTGTGCAGCTCTTCTTTGTGCCgcaatttttgtcttttgtaattACACTCATGGAGTCATATCTTACCATAACCATCATACGAATCTCGGTAGGAGCCACCACTTGGACGGTCCATATAGCTTCTTGGTTCCCGGCCTCCCCCATAACCATCACGATCACTACATAATAGGAACAAGTGTTATTTGATGATCAGGTATGATATGATctaattttttaatcttttgtatCAACTCTTACACGTACCTGTATCCTCTTGACATTGACCCATAGTCATCTCGGGAACTGGAATTGGAATATTCTCTGTATGAGTAATCTCTGGGAGGAGGTCCATAGTCCCTTGAATCTCTGGAATTATAATCCCGACTGGAGTAGCTGTGAAAGATAGCACAATTACCTGCAAAGCTGTCACTATGatgttaaatatttcacttgGTAGCTGACAGAGTTAAAATTGTTATCAAAATTATATCAGTTTCAGTagactgatattttttttgtgcctaaCATATTACAGttagtgtagttttttttttttaaattatactaAAGTAatttacaaaactgaaaaggggttatgctgtacagatttcaaaaacaaacattttaaaatgcttctGTTTAATctcaacaaatgcaaaaaaaatttttttatatagtttCACCCCACTGTATAATGTAACTAAATAAGAAATGTCTACCTGTCTTTTGAGTTGTAATGGTCATCTCGTGGTGATGGATAATCATCTCTCCTGGACATCATGGAGTCTCTGCGAGGAGGAGGCGGACCATAGGGATCCCTGTCCCTTGACATGGGTGCTAGAACACACAAACCAATTACAAACTCATTAATCACCAAATTACCCTGAGATACAAGCAGCCCGCCTAGGTATTTGCCGGAGAGCTAGATGATTCTCAAGTTTTGAGACAAATCAAATCTTTTCCAATCCACGTCCAAGCAAGGAACCAGTGGGTATCCAGCCAGTACAATTACACAACTCTGGGTTTATATAAGTACCAACAGAAGTTCCTCACACTTACGTCTGCTCATGGGACCAGATGGGGCAGACCTCTTGGGTGGGGGGCCTCCATTGCGTACTGGTGGTCCTCTCTTCATCGGAGGGGGGCCTCTGGATGACATCCCTTTAAAGAAGGGTTCTACAATCCCTGAATTATCATAGTAGTCTTTTCACAGACAAGAAatgcaaatattaaaacactAGCCTCAAAAGAAGTATTacaaaaattacattcaatGGGATTCGTTTACTATACACACATTCTACAATTCTGTATACTTAAATGaccaaataaatgaatgaatagaaaaactaaaaatgtaccTCTGGATGGTGGGCCCCTCATTCCACCAGGACCTCCCCTGGAACCACGGGGTCCTCTCGGTGGACCACGACTGCGGGAGTGCATGGGTGGAGGTCCTCGCCTGCCACCACTCTCAAACTGAGGCTTTGTAGCTTGCTCCACTTTGATGGGCTTGCCATCAAGAGACTGTGGTAGAAGAATTACAATTTTGACCACAACTTCAAGTAGTTTCTTAGAGATTATTGATGATTAAAAGAAATAGTTACCTTTCCATTCATCTCACGTGCTGCATCCTTTGCATCAGCTGGACtttcaaaagtaacaaaagcaaatcctcttgatttgtttgtttcacgGTCCTTCATCAAAAgaactgaaataaagaaataaggaGTGAGTAGAGAGCTTGTAGTTTGTAACTAGCCTGATTAAATCATCATCTGACAATAGTACAATAAcctttttttcaacagtttaagTTGTACAAAGGCATGTTCTTAATACTACCCCCATTTCACTAACTGACTATGAGActccttgttttctgttttaaccATTGTGTTCGTGCAAAGGTTTTCTTATTTCCTCCtaaagaatacattttattttacagtaaacaatGGCCTTTGCAATATGAGTACTTAAGAATAGGCTTCATgttaaataatatgaaaatggGGACttgagttaaatgaaaaattatgtgATTATGCACCAGAGTCTGTTGTAGTAACAGACTACATATAGAAAAGTTTAATAGACTGCTAAACTTTTAATCCAACTTTGCACaaatttgtaaagtaaatacCAATGAATTCGCAGATTTCTAAAAATTAATGCCGAAAATGGGCCTAAATTAAATTCACAATTACAGCCAAATTAGGCCACAGACATTTGGTGTATATTAACAGCGTGGATCAGCAAAAGCtgaacaattacaaaaaaaaactgaaacagtgtagcatttttaacattcaatattttatcCGGGGTTAACTACGGCTAGTTCGAGACTAAAATGCCCACAGTGGCTCCATTCACACCTTCGACAATCCTGCCATATTTGCTGAAGTACTGCTCCAGGGCCTTCTCGGTGGTCTCCGTGTTCAATCCACCGATGAAGAGCTTCCCTGGTCGGTCTGCCTCTGCCATGCTGCAAAATCCCCTACCTGCAACAAAAAAGGGTCGTATAATTTGAGTGCTGGGCACAAGCATGCAATGTTGTAATTGTCCTCGGCATCCATGCATTTCTCTCGTTATTACCTTGCTGCTGGCGAAAGTCTCGGGCTGTTGAATGCGCAAAATGGCGATAAACGTGCCAGTGGCTGTAGTTAGTTACTAGGCTAACGCTAGCTAGCGAGTATTCCAGCTACTAACGAAAGGGTTGAGCTTTACAAATGCCAACACGctacttttaaaacataaaaaaaagactactaCAATGTAACTTATCTTAACCATAAAGGCAAGCAGCTGGCGGCTACCTAACGCCGACGCTTTGGGTAAGCTAATATGAACTgcactttctctccttcccctcttctccttcttccgTCCTGTTTCCGGTAGACCAGACGCTCCACAGCATAACACTGCCACCTACAGTCCAAAACCGCGAATGTAGGTTATTTGATACTCTACAATTTTGAACTGTAGCATGAACAAATTTAAAACGATCCCCTCCAGACGCCTTATGagacatgtaaaaatactcagcTTTAAATGACTATTTAtgattgatgtgtttttttccacaataagTTCAATTACCTGGTAAGATTAGTAAAGTTATGTGTACTCCCCCCTTCACGGAAAACTCCAGAAACcatgaatatgcaaatgtagGCCGGCTTccttttaaaagtttaactgctggacacaaaatgtctcctacttcactaAAAAGTCCTTTATCGGTGTACGTGCGCTGGAGGTTTCAAGTTTCAGCATCACACTCCAAAACTAATTGTGATGTTGCAAACTCATGCTTGCAAGTGCAAGTCTTGAACAAAAATTTAAGGTGAGCGCCAAGAATATTTTCCCCTTCAGCGAATGAATATGAGCTCAAACTCTGCACATCCTGCACATCATTTTGCACAACAATATCCAAGTGAAGTAACTATAAGCAAAACACGTTTTTGAGCGGAACTTAAACTATATGTTTGTCATGTCAAgtgatttttaaagaaatgaaaataccCAGTTCTtcaatatttttgaaaactATTGAGCGCACCAACACTCAGCAGTTTGTTGTAgaccaaaaagaaacaataacacaaaatcCACAGAAGACTTTATTAGATTTAGTTAATCTGTTATTCAGAACACGGTTCCTTAATCCCATTTAGGTTGGTTCACTGTGGTTTCTCTCAGCCTGACCCATTCAGCCTGGTGTAGGCTATGCGTTGTTTCTTGTTACAGATTCTTAAACCCTCATTCAGCATCATATCCAATGACAGATCATTTGAGCATACCTAAATTTCCCATCTTTTGTGGAAGGCACAGTATCGGGCAATTGTGAGAGTGTACCCAATGGGTGGATAGGCTTTTAATCAGTTTGGTGAATGTAGCATTTTCTATAAGAAAACATGTGGGTAGATACATTTTGCATTATCAATACTGAAGCATTAAcatgtaagtagcattttaaagTTGCTAGTCAAGGTGGAGTTTAtattaactactttatatactgttgggtggTTTAACCTGCATTGACAATGCATTATATTTCTGTTCTCAGCATCATGTAGAGGAGTCAAAAGCACGATATTTTCCGCTAAATTGTAATGAAGCCGAATTATATACTGAAGATTTAAATGGAGCCAGGCCGATATTAATTTATTGCAGATATACCCGTGTATGTTGGCAAACAAGCAACACAAgactgcagcacagaaatgccaaactggTTGTAAGGTGTTAAGAAACTGTCTCTCCATCAATAGTTTGTCTACCATAGAGCACATGAGAAGTTCATTTTTAGAATGTATGAAATCTTGCTCAGAATGCATCTTAGTCACAAATCCTTGTATCAACATTGTTAtgttatatgtttatgttaaaaaatgggTATCTGTCACTACATTgttagaggattttttttcgAATTCCCATATATCGATACCaggtcataaaaataaataaataaaaataaaaatccagtatcggtCTGGAACTGTAAACCACTGCTGAGGAAGTAGttccttctcctgctttttgaGATTAGGTGCAATGCTGCTCTCCACAGGGCAGATACCAGCATTACATAAgtataataacttttttttatgttatttattgaCGTTTGATGTTTCAATCACCAGTTCTCTGATTCCACCGTTCTTTCTTTTACCCTGCCCTTTTCGAGGAACTGGGCTTGTAATAACATGGTTCACAAACAGGTTATGTAGGTGCTCAAGTAGTTTTCCAAGGACGCACCGGTGCTACTTGTTCTTGAATTTTATGTCCACATTCATAACACAAGGTCTGTTTGCAGCATACAGTTGCcgcaaaagtttgggcaaattAGCCTAcgtattttgttgatttttaaagtgaaaagaaataaatacaacccttgcagcaaacagacattaaaatgggGGTATCTTCAGATGATgcaattactttttatttcagtaacttaataaataaataaaaaa from the Xiphias gladius isolate SHS-SW01 ecotype Sanya breed wild chromosome 23, ASM1685928v1, whole genome shotgun sequence genome contains:
- the rbmx gene encoding RNA-binding motif protein, X chromosome isoform X2, producing MAEADRPGKLFIGGLNTETTEKALEQYFSKYGRIVEVLLMKDRETNKSRGFAFVTFESPADAKDAAREMNGKSLDGKPIKVEQATKPQFESGGRRGPPPMHSRSRGPPRGPRGSRGGPGGMRGPPSREPFFKGMSSRGPPPMKRGPPVRNGGPPPKRSAPSGPMSRPPMSRDRDPYGPPPPRRDSMMSRRDDYPSPRDDHYNSKDSYSSRDYNSRDSRDYGPPPRDYSYREYSNSSSRDDYGSMSRGYSDRDGYGGGREPRSYMDRPSGGSYRDSYDGYGNSRSAPPSRGPPPSYGGSSGSSRYDDYGSSSRDGYGSRDSYPSSRSDPYPPSRGERMGRQERGPAPPVERGYPPRDSYSSSSRGGPRGGRGGNRADRGMARSRY
- the rbmx gene encoding RNA-binding motif protein, X chromosome isoform X1, producing MAEADRPGKLFIGGLNTETTEKALEQYFSKYGRIVEVLLMKDRETNKSRGFAFVTFESPADAKDAAREMNGKSLDGKPIKVEQATKPQFESGGRRGPPPMHSRSRGPPRGPRGSRGGPGGMRGPPSRDYYDNSGIVEPFFKGMSSRGPPPMKRGPPVRNGGPPPKRSAPSGPMSRPPMSRDRDPYGPPPPRRDSMMSRRDDYPSPRDDHYNSKDSYSSRDYNSRDSRDYGPPPRDYSYREYSNSSSRDDYGSMSRGYSDRDGYGGGREPRSYMDRPSGGSYRDSYDGYGNSRSAPPSRGPPPSYGGSSGSSRYDDYGSSSRDGYGSRDSYPSSRSDPYPPSRGERMGRQERGPAPPVERGYPPRDSYSSSSRGGPRGGRGGNRADRGMARSRY